In Pleurocapsa sp. PCC 7319, the following are encoded in one genomic region:
- a CDS encoding GAF domain-containing protein: MNIESSLSLSGISSNGNQINSLPTEFFSKLCKINTEEDLLQASVGIVYQSLKCDRVVVYSMQSESLCKIVAEAVTPGFAQILGTTIKDPCFEARYIDKYQKGRVRAITNIYDAGMTPCYVENLEKIDVKSNLVVPLTRHDNSLYGLLVMHQCSGTRKWEQPEVEFALRVAEWTMERVFQQLAYLELENQVKNSQAAQQIVKNIVTQMHGVETSQEVLNLAVVKAKELLNCDRVIVYGLQADSMGEIVAEATIPALASILGSVIKDPCFEYRYHDQYQQGRVRAIPNIYEAGMTLCYTENLAKIGVRANLVAPIIWDNGKLYGLLVAHHCFSFKDWQKSEIEYFKQIAFHTGLSLSKAKLKDQLQSIKTGTTELNNIKKTISIAKSKIQQVQKPIQNTSQIIVEINNLNKLLERELNLINQTSSLQTRKDTKLIQIIIKKLTGITSKLQQSLYIVSNDQYELDTILDEAVTQLFDNTDS; this comes from the coding sequence ATGAATATCGAGTCTTCACTTTCACTCTCAGGAATTTCGTCTAATGGTAATCAAATAAATAGTTTGCCCACTGAATTTTTTAGTAAACTGTGTAAAATCAATACAGAAGAGGATTTACTCCAAGCCAGCGTCGGAATTGTATATCAATCCCTAAAATGCGATCGCGTTGTGGTCTATAGTATGCAATCAGAATCACTCTGTAAAATCGTGGCAGAGGCTGTAACTCCTGGCTTTGCTCAAATTTTGGGAACAACCATCAAAGATCCCTGTTTTGAAGCAAGGTACATTGATAAATACCAGAAGGGCAGAGTGAGGGCAATTACTAATATTTACGACGCAGGAATGACTCCTTGCTATGTAGAGAATTTGGAAAAAATTGATGTCAAATCTAATTTAGTAGTTCCGTTGACTCGTCATGATAATTCTCTCTATGGACTCTTGGTAATGCACCAATGTTCCGGAACTCGCAAATGGGAACAGCCAGAGGTGGAATTTGCCCTGAGGGTAGCTGAATGGACTATGGAACGCGTATTCCAGCAACTGGCATACTTGGAGTTAGAAAATCAAGTAAAAAATAGCCAAGCAGCCCAGCAGATAGTGAAAAATATCGTCACACAAATGCATGGTGTGGAGACCTCTCAAGAAGTATTAAATTTAGCAGTCGTCAAGGCCAAAGAATTACTAAATTGCGATCGCGTGATAGTTTATGGTCTGCAAGCTGACAGCATGGGAGAAATCGTCGCTGAAGCAACAATTCCAGCATTAGCCTCAATTTTAGGTAGTGTGATCAAAGATCCCTGTTTTGAATATCGTTATCACGATCAATATCAGCAAGGGAGAGTAAGAGCAATACCTAATATCTATGAGGCAGGAATGACACTCTGTTATACAGAAAATTTAGCCAAAATAGGGGTTAGAGCCAATTTAGTAGCACCAATCATTTGGGATAACGGAAAATTATATGGATTACTAGTAGCCCATCACTGCTTTAGCTTCAAAGACTGGCAGAAGAGTGAAATTGAATATTTTAAGCAAATTGCTTTCCACACAGGTTTATCTTTATCAAAAGCGAAATTAAAAGACCAATTACAATCGATCAAAACTGGAACTACCGAGTTAAATAACATTAAAAAAACTATTTCTATAGCTAAATCTAAAATACAGCAAGTTCAGAAACCAATTCAAAATACTTCGCAGATTATTGTAGAAATTAATAATCTTAATAAGTTACTGGAACGAGAACTTAATTTAATTAATCAAACTTCTTCTCTACAAACCAGAAAGGATACGAAGTTAATTCAAATTATTATTAAGAAGTTAACTGGAATCACCTCTAAATTACAACAATCTCTCTACATTGTTAGTAATGACCAGTATGAATTAGATACTATTTTAGATGAAGCAGTAACTCAACTTTTTGATAATACAGATTCTTAG
- the ilvD gene encoding dihydroxy-acid dehydratase has protein sequence MSDNRRSQEVTKGDQRSPNRAMLRAVGFGDNDFNKPIVGLANGYSTITPCNMGINTLALRAESALKDAGAMPQMFGTITISDGISMGTEGMKYSLVSRDVIADSIETACNGQSMDAVLAIGGCDKNMPGAMLAIARMNIPSIFVYGGTIKPGKHNGEDLTVVSAFEAVGKYSAGKIDKAELDAIEHKACPGAGSCGGMFTANTMSSAFEAMGMSLPYSSTMAAEDEEKAESTEKSAFALVEAIKKQILPSQILTRQAFENAITVIMAVGGSTNAVLHLLAIANTIGVELTLDDFETIRKRVPVICNLKPSGKYVTVDLHKAGGIPQVMKMLLVHGLLHGDALTVTGQTIAEVVADIPENPPTNQDVIRQWDDPVYAEGHLAVLKGNLASEGSVAKISGVKNPQITGPARVFESEEECLSAILDGKIKAGDIVVVRYEGPKGGPGMREMLAPTSAIIGAGLGDSVGLITDGRFSGGTYGMVVGHVAPEAAVGGTIALVKEGDSITIDARKRLLQLNVDEAELAQRRSQWQARQPNYTRGVLAKYAKLVSSSSLGAVTDLGLFS, from the coding sequence ATGTCTGACAATCGAAGAAGCCAAGAAGTAACCAAGGGAGATCAGCGATCGCCCAATCGTGCGATGCTGAGGGCGGTGGGTTTTGGCGATAATGATTTTAATAAGCCCATCGTTGGTTTAGCTAACGGGTATAGCACTATTACACCCTGTAACATGGGAATTAATACCCTAGCACTACGAGCAGAATCGGCATTAAAAGATGCAGGAGCAATGCCCCAAATGTTCGGCACTATTACGATCAGTGATGGAATTTCGATGGGAACAGAAGGAATGAAATATTCTCTAGTATCCCGGGATGTCATTGCGGACTCAATTGAGACTGCCTGTAACGGACAGAGTATGGATGCGGTGCTGGCGATCGGTGGTTGTGATAAAAATATGCCTGGAGCGATGCTGGCGATCGCGCGCATGAATATTCCCAGTATTTTTGTCTACGGTGGCACCATTAAACCAGGAAAACACAACGGCGAAGATTTAACCGTAGTCAGTGCTTTTGAAGCTGTGGGCAAATATAGTGCCGGTAAAATCGATAAAGCCGAGTTAGATGCCATTGAACATAAAGCTTGTCCTGGTGCTGGCTCCTGTGGAGGAATGTTTACCGCTAATACCATGTCTTCAGCATTTGAAGCAATGGGGATGAGTTTACCCTATTCTTCGACAATGGCAGCAGAAGATGAGGAAAAAGCCGAAAGTACTGAAAAATCAGCTTTTGCGCTGGTTGAAGCAATCAAAAAACAAATTCTACCGAGTCAAATTCTCACTCGCCAAGCTTTTGAAAATGCCATTACTGTAATTATGGCAGTGGGAGGCTCAACCAATGCAGTCCTACACTTGCTGGCGATCGCCAATACTATAGGGGTAGAACTTACCTTAGATGACTTTGAAACGATCCGGAAGCGAGTTCCCGTAATTTGTAATCTCAAACCATCTGGTAAATACGTGACCGTAGATTTACACAAAGCTGGTGGCATTCCTCAAGTAATGAAAATGCTACTAGTTCATGGTTTATTACATGGAGATGCTTTAACCGTTACTGGACAAACCATTGCCGAAGTTGTAGCTGATATCCCTGAAAATCCACCTACCAACCAGGATGTGATTCGTCAGTGGGATGATCCCGTCTATGCAGAAGGACACTTAGCAGTATTGAAAGGAAACTTAGCTAGTGAAGGTTCGGTAGCCAAAATTAGTGGAGTTAAAAATCCCCAAATTACAGGTCCTGCCAGAGTTTTTGAATCAGAAGAAGAGTGCTTGTCAGCAATTTTAGATGGCAAAATCAAAGCAGGAGATATAGTAGTTGTCCGTTACGAAGGTCCTAAAGGTGGTCCGGGAATGCGAGAAATGCTCGCCCCAACTTCGGCAATTATTGGTGCGGGACTAGGAGATTCTGTAGGGTTAATTACTGACGGTCGGTTTTCTGGTGGAACCTATGGGATGGTAGTAGGTCATGTTGCTCCCGAAGCTGCCGTAGGCGGAACAATTGCCCTGGTTAAAGAGGGAGATAGTATTACTATTGATGCTCGTAAGAGATTATTGCAACTTAATGTGGATGAAGCGGAGCTAGCTCAACGTCGGAGTCAATGGCAAGCTCGTCAACCAAACTACACTAGAGGTGTTCTGGCAAAATATGCCAAACTAGTTTCTTCTAGTAGTCTAGGGGCAGTCACCGACTTGGGTTTATTCAGTTAA
- a CDS encoding BrnT family toxin, which yields MSIEFEWDEQKRLSNLQKHGIDFIRACQIFGGFTVEFEDNRYDYGEDRYIAIGEIQGQILTVVYTYRGDAIRLISARKATRYERNIYYSDNS from the coding sequence TTGAGTATCGAGTTTGAATGGGATGAACAGAAACGACTATCTAATCTGCAAAAGCATGGGATAGATTTTATTAGAGCTTGTCAGATTTTTGGCGGTTTTACAGTGGAGTTTGAAGATAACCGTTATGATTATGGTGAGGACAGATATATTGCTATTGGCGAAATCCAAGGACAAATTTTAACTGTCGTTTACACTTATCGAGGTGATGCAATTAGATTAATCAGTGCGCGTAAGGCAACTAGATATGAGCGAAACATTTATTACTCGGATAACTCTTGA
- a CDS encoding class I SAM-dependent methyltransferase translates to MEIEATAIEQVLTNLASQPDPRWKTLASDKQRKQIQTELNSSAPKDGMMRVMTRMQFQKAPALGEIDWESELATFEPIEYPQYYLQPFHSVLGGWLSELAAVGNRVAMEAVLENAHPQKSLGVREEIAQLFPENARHILDLGAGIGDDAAAIARRLQSATVTAWEASPFMIVVGRLYHQALPNLRWKHGLAEKTELPDNSVDAINMTYLLHECPDEVKQLILAECWRILAPGGRLVVTDSLPGDLYSYRGFFEPYKEQWLKIDPDKLLTEAGFIKVKAYQFAYSTWTRVGFKPATT, encoded by the coding sequence ATGGAAATTGAAGCAACTGCCATTGAGCAAGTTTTGACCAATTTAGCATCACAACCTGACCCTCGTTGGAAAACCTTGGCTTCTGACAAACAGAGAAAACAGATTCAAACTGAATTAAACTCTTCTGCACCTAAGGATGGCATGATGCGCGTCATGACCAGGATGCAGTTTCAAAAAGCACCAGCTTTAGGAGAGATTGATTGGGAATCAGAATTAGCCACTTTTGAACCAATAGAATATCCTCAATACTATCTTCAACCTTTTCATAGTGTTTTGGGAGGATGGTTGTCGGAACTGGCTGCGGTTGGTAATCGGGTAGCAATGGAGGCAGTTTTAGAAAATGCCCATCCACAGAAATCACTTGGAGTAAGAGAAGAAATCGCCCAATTATTTCCCGAAAATGCTCGCCATATTTTAGACTTGGGAGCAGGTATAGGAGACGATGCGGCAGCTATTGCTCGCCGTCTTCAGAGTGCTACGGTAACGGCGTGGGAAGCTTCTCCGTTCATGATTGTAGTCGGTCGCCTTTACCATCAAGCTCTTCCCAATCTACGTTGGAAACATGGTTTAGCAGAAAAAACTGAATTGCCAGATAATTCAGTTGATGCGATCAATATGACTTATCTTCTCCACGAATGTCCTGATGAAGTTAAGCAATTAATCCTAGCAGAATGCTGGCGAATTCTTGCTCCAGGCGGTCGGCTAGTAGTCACAGATTCACTCCCTGGAGACCTATATTCCTACAGAGGATTTTTTGAGCCATATAAAGAGCAATGGCTTAAAATTGACCCAGATAAATTACTAACAGAAGCAGGTTTTATTAAGGTCAAAGCTTATCAATTTGCCTATTCTACTTGGACTCGTGTTGGGTTTAAACCAGCTACTACCTAG
- a CDS encoding DUF4334 domain-containing protein, whose translation MEMLENYQLILESGQTTTEKALQLFDALESVNLDFMLGRWQGSGLHTAHPMDGLLESSNWYGKEFVDSENVHPLLFLDSQGQVFKVAPNPTAMNWVLKFPLPKNDSIKPLLMLINSLLKTEKSQARLRMMEYRGKVSATMIYDYLPINDSFRKVDDNTVLGIMDYKNSPQAFFFVLKRCL comes from the coding sequence ATGGAAATGTTGGAAAACTATCAGTTAATTCTAGAATCGGGTCAAACTACGACCGAAAAAGCTTTACAGTTGTTTGATGCTCTTGAATCGGTGAATTTAGACTTTATGTTGGGACGTTGGCAGGGTTCTGGACTACATACAGCTCACCCTATGGATGGTTTATTAGAAAGTTCTAACTGGTATGGAAAAGAATTTGTTGATTCTGAAAATGTTCACCCGTTGTTATTTCTAGATAGTCAGGGACAAGTTTTTAAGGTAGCACCTAATCCTACTGCGATGAACTGGGTTTTAAAGTTTCCGCTCCCTAAAAATGATTCAATTAAGCCGTTGCTGATGTTGATTAATTCTTTACTGAAAACCGAGAAAAGTCAAGCTAGACTGCGGATGATGGAGTATCGTGGAAAAGTCAGTGCTACGATGATTTATGATTATTTGCCGATTAATGATTCTTTTAGGAAAGTAGATGACAATACGGTATTAGGAATCATGGATTATAAAAATTCACCTCAAGCATTCTTCTTTGTTCTCAAGCGATGTCTTTAG